Genomic DNA from Gemmatimonadota bacterium:
GCAGCGTGAGATCGTCGGGACGCTCAACGAGGTGACCGACAAGATCAACCGGATCGAGATCATGCGTGCGCAGGTCGAAGACCTACGCGCCGCGCATGGGTCGGAGCCGGCGGTGGATCAGGCGTTGGCGGCGCTGTACCAGAAGCTGTACGAGAGCGAGCTGCACTACCTGTCGCGCACGGAGATGCACAGCGACGACAAGTGGTACGTCGAGCAGTACAGGCTCTATATGAATCTGGTATGGCTGCTGGCCGAGGTCGGCGGCGCCGGGGGCGATGTCGCCGGAGGGGTCGCCTATCGACCGACGGAAGCTGCACAGCAGGTGTTCCGAACCTTCCTGGGCGAGCTCGACGCGGCTCGCGAGGACTTCGAGCGGCTGTTGAGAGAAGTCGAGGACTTCAACCGCGCGCACGCAGCCGTGCTGCCTCCGATCACGGACCGACCTCCCCGGCCGCTGATGCCCTGAGGGGGGAGCGCAGGGGGTCGGGGGTCCTCAACGATGGGAGCGGCTTCGCTCCGCGGAGGAGACGCCGGCTGCCAGCGTGCCTGCGAGGAGGGGCACCAGACTCGCAGACAGAGCCAGCACCCACCCTCGGCGGTCGGGAGCCTCGATCGAGAGCGCATGGGCGAGCTCCGGGACATAGACAGAGAGCCCCAACAGGCCGATGCAAAGGGCGAGTGCGCCCCAGACCCATGGATTGCGGGTGACGCGGTTGCTGAAGAGCGGCTCGCCACGCTCGCGCATGTTGAACACGTGCCAGAGCTGCGCCAGGGCCAGCGTGAGGAACGACAGCGTCGTGGCCTGTGAGGCCGAGTAGTCCAGGGTGCGCAATGCCACCAGGAGTACCGCCAGCACCGTCGTGGTGATGAGAGTTCCGTAGGTCAGGATGAAGGCCCACGACCGAGGTGTGACGATGGGCTCGTCCCTGCGTCGGGGAGCGCGATGCATCACTACCTGCGACCCCTCGCTCATGCCTAGCGCCAGCGCGGGGAACACATCCGTGACGAAGTTCAGGAACAGCAACTGCAAGGGAAGGACGGGAAGGGGGGTTCCCAGGATCGACCCCAACGCCACCACCATCACTTCGCTGACGTTGCACGAGAGCAGGTAGACGACGAACGCGCGGATGTTGTCGAAGATGGTGCGCCCCAGCTGCACCGCGGCGACGATGGTCGCGAAGGAGTCGTCCTCCAGGATCATGTCGGACGCTTCCTTGGCGACCTCGGTGCCTCGCGCCCCCATAGCGATCCCGATGTCCGCCTGTCGCAGGGCAGGCGCGTCGTTCACGCCGTCACCGGTCATGGCCACCGTGTACCCACTTCGCTGGTACAGCCGAACCAGATCGAGCTTGTGGCGCGGAGCCACGCGCGCGAAGACACGGGTGGCGAGGAGGCGTTCTTCGGTGGGTGCGTGGGCCGCGTCGTCGAGGTCCTGACCCACCAGGATGGCGCCGCCGTCCTCCAACCCGACGGCCTGCGCCACGGTGCGGGCCGTGCCGGCCTGATCGCCGGTGACCATCACCACCGAGATGCCCGCGGCCTTACAGGTGGCGAGGGCGTGCTCGACGCCCGCCCTCGGTGGGTCGATCAGTCCCACGAGACCAATCCAGGTGAGATCGCGATCGATGGGTGCGGCCCCGTCCTCCGCATCGAGGCGTGTAGCCAGGGCGAGCACCCGATAGCCGCTGTCGGCCAGGCGCCGATTGCTGGCCATCCAGCGCGCCCGTGCCTCCTCATCCAAGGGGATGTCCTTCCCGTCCCGGCGTTGGCGGCTACAGATGGCGAGCACCGCTTCTGGCGATCCCTTCACCGCGACGCGCTCGCCGCCCGCGGCGTGGTGTCGCGTGGTCA
This window encodes:
- a CDS encoding cation-transporting P-type ATPase, which encodes MDELTTPGLQQAWAQDAGAVARALEADLSRGLPAAAVRARRKRFGANQLLEHPRRSLASVLWAQLASPLIGLLAAAGIAAALWQEWLEAAAIALVVLVNTAIGFATELRAVRSMEALFRLGHVRTRVRRDGAEVLVDASELVPGDVVLAEAGDVVTADLRIAESSHLQVDESMLTGESMPVDKDERATVASAPVAERSGMLFKGTAIVRGSALGLVVSTGMATELGQISGLVREATDEPTPLERHLAGLGRRLLWLTLAIALAITLIGILGGRDILLMVETGVALAIATIPEGLPVVATVSMARGIRRMARRRALIRRLGSVETLGSTSVILTDKTGTLTENRMSVAVLELGTGRVSVTPGDPAPFSADGEALVPEAGSDLSEALRVAVLCTTAHLGHDGHDRAGDPMELALLEAARAGGLERDSALAEEPQWDLLAFDPDTQRMTTRHHAAGGERVAVKGSPEAVLAICSRQRRDGKDIPLDEEARARWMASNRRLADSGYRVLALATRLDAEDGAAPIDRDLTWIGLVGLIDPPRAGVEHALATCKAAGISVVMVTGDQAGTARTVAQAVGLEDGGAILVGQDLDDAAHAPTEERLLATRVFARVAPRHKLDLVRLYQRSGYTVAMTGDGVNDAPALRQADIGIAMGARGTEVAKEASDMILEDDSFATIVAAVQLGRTIFDNIRAFVVYLLSCNVSEVMVVALGSILGTPLPVLPLQLLFLNFVTDVFPALALGMSEGSQVVMHRAPRRRDEPIVTPRSWAFILTYGTLITTTVLAVLLVALRTLDYSASQATTLSFLTLALAQLWHVFNMRERGEPLFSNRVTRNPWVWGALALCIGLLGLSVYVPELAHALSIEAPDRRGWVLALSASLVPLLAGTLAAGVSSAERSRSHR